Proteins co-encoded in one Bremerella sp. TYQ1 genomic window:
- a CDS encoding right-handed parallel beta-helix repeat-containing protein has translation MNLKTNSSIAAVWIASFMLGIASVHAQAVANEAASAPLKTAVDFGVVGDGIHDDTELLQQYIDSAPSAVAIPRGTYRITKTLVVDLDEIGFTSIVGDGTATIVMEGKGPAIRLVGTHQGSADPKTVQDNVWQKQRMPLVQGIEIVGAHDEADGIEAVRTMQLIISQVVIRHTRHAIHLVDRNRNVIISDCHLYENRGVGVFLDDLNLHQINLSACHISYNQGGGFVSKGGNVRNIHIAGCDIEANVQNVLIDSAGTKYGTAEVAITGCTIQHSGGENSTNVRFIGASPEGEPRWGLVTIANNILSDVETNVDIQKARDVVIQGNTISSGYRYNLRVEDSQNIVVGPNVLGRNPPYRDEDTCDNGVLFRNCVGGTISGLHIHQTLRTDAGMILDGCRRFHVTGCTVLDCKKAGMLLKDLVECRVAENMLYGREGDKEWVPTIISGGSQNKIER, from the coding sequence ATGAATCTAAAAACAAACTCCAGCATTGCGGCCGTTTGGATCGCCTCTTTCATGCTGGGTATCGCTTCCGTACATGCTCAAGCGGTCGCTAACGAAGCAGCATCGGCGCCGTTGAAAACCGCCGTCGACTTTGGTGTTGTGGGTGATGGAATTCACGACGATACCGAGTTGCTGCAGCAGTACATCGATTCCGCGCCGTCGGCGGTTGCTATTCCACGCGGGACTTACCGCATCACGAAAACGTTGGTGGTCGATCTTGATGAGATCGGCTTCACTTCGATCGTAGGTGACGGGACAGCAACGATTGTCATGGAAGGGAAAGGGCCGGCGATTCGCCTCGTGGGTACCCATCAAGGTTCGGCCGATCCGAAGACGGTTCAAGACAACGTTTGGCAAAAGCAACGCATGCCGTTGGTGCAAGGGATTGAGATTGTCGGCGCGCACGATGAAGCGGATGGAATCGAAGCGGTTCGCACGATGCAGTTGATCATTTCCCAGGTCGTCATCCGTCATACGCGACATGCGATTCACCTGGTCGATCGAAATCGCAACGTCATCATCTCCGACTGTCATCTCTACGAAAACCGCGGCGTCGGTGTGTTTCTAGATGACTTAAATCTGCATCAAATCAATCTTTCGGCGTGCCATATCAGCTACAACCAAGGGGGCGGATTCGTTTCGAAAGGAGGCAACGTTCGGAACATTCATATCGCCGGATGCGATATTGAAGCGAACGTGCAGAACGTGCTGATCGATAGCGCCGGAACAAAATATGGAACTGCCGAAGTCGCGATCACCGGCTGTACCATTCAGCACTCTGGTGGCGAAAATTCGACGAATGTTCGATTCATCGGCGCCAGTCCCGAGGGCGAGCCTCGCTGGGGACTTGTCACGATTGCCAACAATATTTTGAGCGACGTGGAAACGAACGTCGACATTCAAAAGGCCCGCGATGTCGTTATTCAAGGAAACACGATCTCCAGCGGATATCGCTATAACCTCCGCGTGGAAGACAGCCAGAATATCGTTGTTGGTCCCAATGTCTTAGGAAGAAATCCTCCATATCGCGATGAGGATACTTGCGACAACGGAGTCTTGTTTCGTAACTGTGTGGGAGGGACGATCTCGGGTTTGCACATTCATCAGACGTTGCGTACCGATGCCGGCATGATCCTGGACGGCTGCCGCCGTTTTCATGTCACCGGATGCACCGTGTTAGATTGTAAAAAAGCAGGGATGCTTCTCAAGGACCTCGTCGAATGTCGGGTCGCCGAGAACATGCTGTATGGCCGTGAAGGCGACAAGGAATGGGTGCCTACAATCATCTCCGGCGGCTCCCAAAATAAGATCGAGCGGTAA
- a CDS encoding HU family DNA-binding protein produces MTKKEIVKTISEEIGLTQLKTKEIVQKTFDAIVTTLVEDGRIELRNFGVFEVKKRAARKARNPRTGAKVDVDEKYVVTFKPGKEMEERVRQLEEKDRQGRLEAEQSAAPQQQPYSPPQSNDSPGYPSAYPNPPNPPTSGPGDFGN; encoded by the coding sequence GTGACCAAAAAAGAGATTGTGAAGACGATTTCTGAAGAGATCGGGCTCACACAACTCAAGACGAAAGAGATCGTCCAGAAAACGTTCGACGCCATTGTGACTACCCTTGTCGAGGATGGTCGTATCGAGCTGCGAAACTTCGGCGTTTTCGAGGTCAAAAAGCGAGCCGCTCGAAAGGCACGCAACCCACGAACGGGTGCCAAAGTGGATGTCGACGAAAAATACGTCGTCACCTTTAAGCCTGGCAAAGAGATGGAAGAACGCGTTCGTCAGCTGGAAGAGAAAGACCGACAAGGTCGACTCGAGGCCGAGCAATCGGCAGCTCCCCAGCAGCAACCCTATTCCCCTCCGCAGTCGAATGACTCGCCAGGATATCCATCGGCCTACCCTAACCCACCGAATCCCCCGACTTCTGGTCCGGGCGACTTCGGAAATTAG
- a CDS encoding DinB family protein, whose product MAQTRKTLERVPDEKWDWKIHEKSNTIGWVATHLGRIPSWTMFTFDRDSLDLSPPDGPNFDPPTPTNCAENLEIFDENVAQALATLKSVDDETLQKPWSLLNAGETLFTLPKMAVIRTWVINHTVHHRGILTVYFRVNGVPVPALYGPSADEG is encoded by the coding sequence ATGGCCCAGACTCGGAAGACGTTAGAGCGTGTTCCAGATGAGAAATGGGACTGGAAGATCCACGAGAAGTCGAACACGATCGGCTGGGTCGCTACGCATTTAGGGCGTATTCCTAGCTGGACAATGTTTACGTTCGATCGCGATTCGCTCGATTTAAGTCCCCCCGACGGACCTAACTTCGATCCTCCGACTCCGACCAACTGTGCCGAAAACCTGGAGATCTTCGATGAGAATGTTGCCCAGGCACTCGCCACACTGAAGTCGGTCGACGACGAGACGCTGCAAAAGCCCTGGTCGCTACTGAACGCGGGGGAAACGCTTTTCACGCTTCCTAAGATGGCGGTCATACGAACCTGGGTGATTAATCACACCGTTCATCATCGTGGCATTCTTACGGTGTACTTCCGCGTCAATGGCGTTCCTGTCCCCGCACTGTATGGACCGTCGGCCGACGAAGGATAA
- the acpS gene encoding holo-ACP synthase — MEIIGIGTDIIECLRIAQMIERHGEMFINRVYTQHEIEYCSERKAATQHYAGRWAAKEAVLKAIGTGWIKGITWRDVEVANQFGGKPVIHLYGGALDSAKRRGIEEVQISISHCRTHAVAYALALGDTSKLSNPRP; from the coding sequence ATGGAAATTATTGGAATCGGAACCGACATCATCGAGTGCCTGCGTATCGCTCAAATGATCGAGCGACACGGCGAGATGTTCATCAATCGTGTCTACACGCAGCACGAGATCGAGTACTGCAGCGAACGCAAAGCGGCCACCCAACATTACGCCGGCCGCTGGGCAGCCAAGGAAGCAGTTCTTAAAGCGATCGGTACCGGCTGGATCAAAGGAATCACATGGCGCGACGTCGAAGTCGCGAACCAGTTTGGTGGCAAGCCGGTGATTCATCTATACGGCGGAGCCCTCGACTCGGCCAAACGCCGCGGTATCGAAGAAGTGCAAATTAGCATCAGCCATTGCCGCACGCATGCAGTGGCTTATGCCCTTGCACTCGGCGATACCTCGAAGCTTTCGAATCCGCGTCCCTAA
- a CDS encoding dihydroorotate dehydrogenase: protein MSVDLSVQLGRLSLPNPVLVASGTFGYAKEMAGIVDLAKLGGILPKTITSSPRPGNKPWRTVETTGGMLNSIGLDNDGIDYFIANHLPYLGSLGSPLVVSIAGKTKEDFVGMAAQLGEHSQVAAIELNISCPNVSGGIDFGTDPATCEKLVAEVRAACPHPIIAKLTPNVTSIANVAKAAEAGGADAVSAINTVQGMAIDWKRKKPMLGNVIGGLSGPAIKPVALRCVFQIAKATSVPIIGIGGISSTDDVMEFLVAGATAVQIGTANYFDPTLSNRVVNELPGALRMLGTTSVKDVVGTLQA, encoded by the coding sequence ATGTCTGTTGATCTTTCCGTGCAGCTAGGGCGACTTTCGCTCCCCAATCCTGTTCTCGTCGCTTCTGGCACCTTTGGCTATGCAAAGGAGATGGCGGGAATCGTCGATCTGGCGAAGCTGGGGGGAATCCTGCCGAAGACGATCACCAGCAGCCCTCGACCTGGCAACAAGCCATGGCGAACCGTTGAAACGACCGGGGGCATGCTCAACAGCATCGGTCTCGATAACGACGGCATCGATTATTTCATCGCCAATCACCTGCCGTATCTAGGCTCGCTTGGGTCGCCGCTGGTCGTCAGCATTGCCGGTAAAACGAAGGAAGACTTCGTCGGCATGGCCGCCCAACTGGGCGAACATTCCCAAGTCGCGGCGATTGAACTCAATATTTCCTGTCCCAACGTGAGCGGTGGGATCGACTTCGGGACCGATCCCGCCACATGCGAAAAGCTGGTCGCCGAAGTTCGTGCGGCTTGCCCTCATCCGATCATCGCCAAGCTGACTCCCAACGTAACGAGTATCGCCAACGTGGCCAAAGCGGCCGAGGCAGGTGGTGCCGATGCCGTTTCAGCGATCAACACCGTGCAAGGGATGGCGATCGATTGGAAGCGTAAAAAGCCGATGCTCGGGAATGTCATCGGTGGACTTTCCGGCCCAGCCATCAAACCTGTCGCGCTGCGGTGTGTCTTTCAAATCGCCAAAGCGACCAGTGTCCCGATCATTGGTATCGGCGGCATCAGCAGCACCGACGACGTGATGGAATTCCTGGTTGCCGGGGCAACAGCCGTTCAAATAGGTACGGCCAACTATTTCGACCCGACACTCTCTAATCGGGTCGTGAACGAACTGCCAGGCGCACTTCGCATGCTCGGCACCACCAGCGTGAAGGATGTCGTGGGAACGCTTCAAGCGTAA
- the trpS gene encoding tryptophan--tRNA ligase codes for MRVLSGIQPTGRPHWGNYFGAIRQYIELQGNEQSFYFIANLHALTTVRDREKLEQATIDMALDILALGLDPDQATLFVQSDVPEISELCWILMTGTGMGLLERCVSYKDKKDKGLKADAGLFTYPVLQAADILGYDSDVVPVGQDQVQHIEVTRDIAQSFNHQFGEVFVLPKPKVLDASAKVPGTDGEKMSKSYGNIIELFEPPKQARKKIMRIVTDSRPMEDAKDPETDHLYQLYSLFAEPEPLQEMADLYRTGGFGYGHVKKALADAAEAYFAEAHQRRAELVANPNRLKEILGDGAQVARKKAREVLTRAQEASGISSWHAKLK; via the coding sequence ATGCGCGTTCTTTCCGGAATTCAGCCGACAGGGCGTCCCCACTGGGGCAACTACTTCGGTGCCATTCGTCAATATATCGAGCTGCAAGGCAACGAGCAGTCGTTCTACTTCATTGCGAATCTGCACGCCCTGACGACCGTTCGCGACCGAGAAAAGCTGGAGCAAGCGACCATCGATATGGCGCTCGATATTCTCGCGCTCGGCCTCGATCCTGATCAGGCCACGCTGTTCGTTCAGTCGGACGTTCCCGAGATCAGCGAATTGTGCTGGATCTTGATGACCGGAACCGGTATGGGGCTGCTCGAACGCTGCGTCAGCTACAAAGATAAAAAAGACAAAGGCCTGAAAGCGGACGCCGGACTGTTCACTTACCCAGTTTTGCAAGCTGCCGACATTCTCGGCTACGACTCCGACGTCGTCCCTGTTGGCCAAGATCAAGTTCAGCACATTGAAGTCACCCGCGACATCGCCCAAAGCTTCAATCACCAGTTTGGCGAAGTCTTCGTGCTGCCGAAACCCAAAGTCCTGGACGCTTCTGCCAAAGTCCCAGGCACCGACGGCGAAAAGATGTCCAAGAGCTACGGCAACATCATCGAACTGTTCGAGCCACCCAAACAGGCTCGCAAGAAGATCATGCGGATCGTGACCGACTCGCGTCCGATGGAAGACGCCAAGGATCCCGAGACCGATCACCTTTACCAATTGTATTCGCTGTTCGCCGAGCCAGAACCGCTTCAAGAGATGGCCGATCTCTACCGCACCGGCGGCTTCGGATATGGCCACGTGAAAAAAGCCCTGGCGGACGCAGCCGAAGCTTATTTTGCCGAAGCGCACCAGCGACGTGCGGAATTGGTTGCCAATCCCAATCGCTTAAAGGAAATCCTCGGCGACGGAGCTCAAGTGGCACGAAAGAAAGCACGGGAAGTTTTGACGCGAGCCCAAGAGGCTTCCGGAATCTCGAGCTGGCACGCGAAGTTGAAGTAA